The Gossypium hirsutum isolate 1008001.06 chromosome D03, Gossypium_hirsutum_v2.1, whole genome shotgun sequence genomic interval TTGACTTGAGTTATAAACTTCTTTCGTTACTAGAGTTAAAGTTCATCATCAGGTTGTTTGCTCTTTCTCCTTTTATTCATTACTAATAATTGATGATTAACTTTAGTTTTCTTCACCTCTCTCAAATGTCAACTTCTTCTATAGAAGTTTTAACTGCAAATTTTTCAGGGTGGCATCCAACTATGTTTCTGGGATTTGTTCCTTGTTTTGGCATATGCATATTCGTTTTTGAATTGCTTTGTTTCTTCCTTGCAGCAGACCTTGACATAGTAGTGTTTATGCAGAATCAATTATGAAGATCTACGTAGATTTTATACAGCTGCAAATGGTGACTTTGTAGTTTTCCTATCATCGATTAAAAAGACAATCAAATGGAGGGAGACATATAGAATTCTTTCTCCAGAAGAGCTTGAGACATGGGCGAACATGGTATTCTGGCATGGATATGATCTCATGCACCGACCTTGTCTCATAGTACGGCTTGGGCTAGCTTGCTCCTGCTTGCCATCTCATGACAGGCCTCGTTTTGCTCAGGCAGTCAGTATGTTTTTAGCCCCTGTAGTGCTGTTTACGTTTCCATTTTGCTGCCATTTGAAATTTAATGAGACTTCCTCTGTTATTGGTTTCAAATATTTAATTCCTTTGTTTAATGAGTTGTAGATAGTGTTGTTGGGGAAAGTTTCTTTCAAAGAATTATTTTTCCTTCTGAAATATCCAGCAGGAGTATCCAACAAAAATCTTGTGATCATCTGTACCACTTCCTGTTTCCACCAAGATGGATGCTTTTTCATACCTTTACAGCGCTGTCTTTCCTCTTGGTTTGCCAAGTGACTTTTTCCTTAACAAAAGAATTGACATTTTTATCCAAAAGAATCTATTTTTCTGGACGGGCATTTTATCTATGGAATTCAATTAACTTCTGTAGGCAAAATGTATACTGGAGTCTAAAATTATTGTCTTTCACTTGTTATAAGAAACTCAATCCGAGACAAAACATATCTTCTTATCATCACTGTGGATTAAATTTTGAAGTCATTAATCAATGTTTTGGCCtcaattcttttcttttccttttagttGGTTCTGTATAAGATGTTATGATAAAGAGCAATGGTTGTTGCTGCAGTATCTCAAGTTGAGCACGGAATCATGTATTTTGTTAGTCCAGAGAATCCTGAAGTTACAGTATTAGTGGACTGTGAAGGATTATCCCCTTTCAAAATTCCCATGCAAGTAATGAGATCATGTTCTTCCCTCTTGCAAGACCACTACCCCAACCGTCTTGGCTGTTTATTTGTTATACGGCTTCCTCCAGTTGTTTGTGTCATTGCTCAGACTTTTATTCAGGTTAACTTTCCTCCTTTGACTAAAACATGAATGTGTTAtatctcattgcatttcatttcttcttcttttttttttttggcctcAAATATGATGAGGGTCCagttctcttctttttctcttgtGTACCAATTTGTGGCTTTTTTCAGGTTTTGAAACCAACTAcaaggaaaaagttaaaaattggaGGAGAAACGTACCGCAAAATTCTCTTGGAGAATATTCAGACACTCCCATCATATCTAGGTGGAGACTGTAGATGCACAAAATGTTTAAATATTGGTATGGATGTGAAGCGTCCACGCATGGACCAGTTGAACAAGTTACAGACAAATGAAGGTGTTAGTGACAGTGAGGATACATCTGAACTTGATCTGATTTGTCAGGATGATATTGACCCGAGTTGGAGCTATGACCAGGTATTGAGAACTGCCATAATAGGTCTGCTCATGTTTTGGGTTCTTATAGCTGTCATGGCAGGATTATCTGATcctgaatttcaatctcaataAGATGAAAGTGGTGCTCTTTCTATTACAGTCCATccagttcttttctttttcaagccTCTGAGTGGTTTGATAGTTTGAATGTGTCCATTGTCCCCATTGTGTTTATATATTTTCTGCCTGAAATTTGATGCTGTATTAGGAAAACTAGGTTCTTTTGATCGTTGGAGCTCTATATCGTTGTCCATATGAAGTTTTATATAAGGTTAATAAGTTATTGTCATATTCTTAATTCTTTCTACCCATAATATGGTTTATTGGTTTTTATTGCCTCCTTTGCTATAATATGTATTGATAATAGCATGGAATGTGGGAACAAACTAATGAATATTGCTTGGTTATAATCgataaaaaaaatccttaaaGCTGGTCACACAGGAAATAATTACAGAGATGAAGCTTTTGTCTTTGTGATGATACATCTCATATGCCACAAAGTACAGTATACAAATGTCAtcattgtttttctttatttttttctcttttgctcTATGCCACTGATCTCTTGGAATTAGCATTGATTTTAAGAattccatttatttttatatgcttGTCTTTGCAAGAGAAGAATAGATTGTGAAGAATGTGACAGATGCCTTGGTATGGTACAAAATAAGtgttcaaagaaaagaaaaaaaaacaccccTCATATTTGTGTATCTAATTCCTCTGTTGTTCCAAAGTTGTCTGGCATCTGACGAGTCTAGGATGGATTCAATTGCATTAATATCAAATTGAAGTATTTTCACACAATTTCATagtttttatatgataaatttcaACTGttgaaatttatcaatataattggaAGCTGTATGTTTTAAGTATCAGTTGGTATGATATCTCTTAATAAACTACCTTTCTAGTGTTCTACATAGTTATTTAGTAGTACTGAAGAAAATGGGCCGAAAATTATTGAAGGATCATACATGATAAAATTTCTAAGGTAAtgtagaaaaaaaaggaaaacaaaaactaGATTAacttaaaacaatataaaataagaCAAAAATGGTTTATGTTTTAGCTTTACTATTTATATGTGAACTTATAAGTTATAACTGCTTTAGTGAACAATGATGTCTTGTGGATGAATAATGATACATTGTACAACgtaagtaataaaaaaaaaatttgatattcCTTAAAATCATGAACTCGAGTTTTGTAGATGAAAATTGTGTTGaaaaatatttacttttcatttaagaatttaatctaatttaattataattcaatataattattttctaGTAAAAGAATTCCtatattagaaaaagaaaatgatacaCCAGATAATCCAAGACAAATTAAAGtaacattaaataaaagagacCTTGATGAAATTCTGTGCTTGAGAGTTTATGGTTTCATATGTCTCATGCTAATCGGGTAAAAGCGTAAGCTAGCATAAAGACGGAAATTCCTTGTTTATTATCAGACAATCACTTATAAGTGTTGGgctaataattttcatttcatgcAGTGGAAAACCCTTTTTGCTTCACCTAACAAGGACACGCTTTTATTGCTCTCCCACAATCTTGGAATCGCTTTGACTTTCTTTTCCTCCCCTATCAAGACGTTTCAATTCGCCAGGACCTAGAGAAAAAAAGTATTTAACATGTTTGTGGCTGCTGGGATTACGAGCCCAGGTCTCCACGGCCACAACGTGGACTTCTTACCACTAAACTACAGCCACTTTGTGGCATGCAAAATCTAGAAATaggttataaatattttttaaacgcGGAACTCAAACATTGACTAACGTCAAAAGGGGATTCTAATCATGCTTTCCACGCATCGGAATTTCAAATTTTAGtacctaatataatttatttttgacaatttggtccttacatttgtttgattttaaaattaaaatccagTTAATAACTCTATTGATGAATATTCATTGTTAGTGA includes:
- the LOC107950263 gene encoding uncharacterized protein, which encodes MEEKKGYKGNLVVSSNPKALPRSSYRQITAIRNRRNVKGAAGHVAIFLLKVAALETVRRVSKAKCPFLWRGFQALQVICYPPFNFFQKWVPFKGLVKGMQMLSRPLLVLSIAASLSDQEELVGEASVRRSGPLVNTESHSEEPSLQPALDASNHEASQNLECESWLGKLHKELENQGISLPERINYEDLRRFYTAANGDFVVFLSSIKKTIKWRETYRILSPEELETWANMVFWHGYDLMHRPCLIVRLGLACSCLPSHDRPRFAQAVISQVEHGIMYFVSPENPEVTVLVDCEGLSPFKIPMQVMRSCSSLLQDHYPNRLGCLFVIRLPPVVCVIAQTFIQVLKPTTRKKLKIGGETYRKILLENIQTLPSYLGGDCRCTKCLNIGMDVKRPRMDQLNKLQTNEGVSDSEDTSELDLICQDDIDPSWSYDQVLRTAIIGLLMFWVLIAVMAGLSDPEFQSQ